One region of Catenuloplanes indicus genomic DNA includes:
- the hisB gene encoding imidazoleglycerol-phosphate dehydratase HisB: MSRRARIDRTTNETKVRIELDLDGTGKGDINTGVGFFDHMLNQIAKHGGFDLTVHTEGDLEIDAHHTMEDTALALGTAFAEALGDKAGIRRYGSATIPMDEVLVRAALDLSGRPYMVHDEPLLTPYIGPVYPTSMTRHIWESFAQTAKMTLHVSVLRGAREGGHPDAHHVVEAQFKAVSRALREAVEIDPRNAGAIPSTKGTL, encoded by the coding sequence ATGAGCCGACGGGCGCGGATCGACCGCACCACGAACGAGACCAAGGTGCGCATCGAGCTGGACCTGGACGGGACCGGCAAGGGCGACATCAACACCGGCGTGGGCTTCTTCGACCACATGCTCAACCAGATCGCCAAGCACGGCGGCTTCGACCTGACCGTGCACACCGAGGGCGACCTGGAGATCGACGCGCACCACACGATGGAGGACACCGCGCTCGCGCTGGGCACCGCGTTCGCGGAGGCGCTCGGCGACAAGGCGGGCATCCGGCGGTACGGTTCGGCCACCATCCCGATGGACGAGGTGCTGGTCCGGGCCGCGCTCGACCTGTCCGGCCGGCCGTACATGGTGCACGACGAGCCACTGCTCACGCCGTACATCGGGCCGGTCTACCCGACCAGCATGACCCGGCACATCTGGGAGTCGTTCGCGCAGACCGCGAAGATGACGCTGCACGTCTCGGTGCTGCGCGGCGCGCGCGAGGGCGGCCACCCGGACGCGCACCACGTGGTGGAGGCGCAGTTCAAGGCCGTGTCCCGGGCGCTGCGCGAGGCGGTGGAGATCGACCCGCGGAACGCGGGCGCGATCCCGTCCACCAAGGGCACCCTGTGA
- the hisH gene encoding imidazole glycerol phosphate synthase subunit HisH, with amino-acid sequence MTKRVVILDYGSGNLRSAERALERAGADVTVTPDLTAAADADGLVVPGVGAFAACMAGVEAIDAGPMIAERVAAGRPVLGICVGMQIFFEYGDEHGTVTKGLGLLPGGVTRLTAERIPHMGWNTVTAPPESRLMDGMPDDARFYFVHSYGASGLDALRDAVVTTAAHDEPFAAVVEHGPLSVAQFHPEKSGDTGARLLRNWIDGL; translated from the coding sequence ATGACAAAGCGTGTGGTGATCCTGGACTACGGCTCCGGCAACCTGCGCTCCGCCGAGCGCGCGCTGGAGCGGGCCGGTGCGGACGTGACCGTCACGCCGGACCTGACCGCGGCCGCGGACGCGGACGGCCTGGTGGTGCCGGGCGTCGGCGCGTTCGCCGCGTGCATGGCCGGGGTGGAGGCGATCGACGCCGGCCCGATGATCGCGGAGCGGGTTGCGGCCGGCCGGCCGGTGCTCGGCATCTGCGTCGGCATGCAGATCTTCTTCGAGTACGGTGACGAGCACGGCACCGTCACCAAGGGCCTCGGCCTGCTGCCCGGCGGCGTGACCCGGCTCACGGCCGAGCGCATCCCGCACATGGGGTGGAACACGGTGACCGCGCCGCCGGAGAGCCGCCTGATGGACGGCATGCCGGACGACGCCCGGTTCTACTTCGTGCACTCCTACGGTGCCAGCGGCCTGGACGCGCTGCGGGACGCGGTGGTGACCACGGCCGCGCACGACGAGCCGTTCGCGGCCGTGGTCGAGCACGGCCCGTTGTCCGTCGCGCAGTTCCACCCGGAGAAGTCCGGCGACACCGGCGCGCGCCTGCTCCGGAACTGGATCGACGGGCTGTGA
- a CDS encoding LON peptidase substrate-binding domain-containing protein has product MVTRLPVFPLGTVLFPGLVMPLHIFEERYRELVRDLVARPEETPREFGVVAIRSGWEVLPAGPGGPDSAAARVTLHEIGCTAEVRQVTELPDGQYDLLTVGRRRFRITEVMPDPAPYLVAQVEWLPEPSGAEDVADLLAPRVLATFREYLQLMRPESPDTPEQLPDDPTTLSHLVAATGAFTVEDRQALLAATDTAARLRAELKLLTREAALFRTVRAVPVPLSEYATPSSQN; this is encoded by the coding sequence GTGGTGACGCGGTTGCCGGTGTTCCCGTTGGGGACGGTGCTCTTCCCCGGCCTGGTGATGCCGCTGCACATCTTCGAGGAGCGCTATCGCGAGCTGGTCCGGGACCTGGTCGCCCGCCCCGAGGAGACGCCGCGCGAGTTCGGCGTCGTCGCGATCCGCAGCGGCTGGGAGGTGCTGCCCGCCGGACCGGGCGGTCCCGACTCCGCCGCCGCCCGGGTCACGCTGCACGAGATCGGCTGCACCGCCGAGGTGCGCCAGGTCACCGAGCTGCCCGACGGGCAGTACGATCTGCTCACCGTCGGCCGCCGCCGCTTCCGGATCACCGAGGTTATGCCGGACCCGGCGCCGTACCTGGTCGCCCAGGTCGAGTGGCTCCCGGAGCCGTCCGGCGCCGAGGACGTGGCCGACCTGCTGGCCCCGCGGGTGCTCGCGACGTTCCGCGAGTACCTACAGCTGATGCGCCCCGAGTCGCCGGATACGCCGGAACAGCTCCCGGACGACCCGACCACGCTCTCCCACCTGGTCGCGGCCACCGGCGCGTTCACGGTCGAGGACCGCCAGGCGCTGCTCGCCGCGACCGACACCGCGGCCCGCCTCCGCGCCGAACTCAAGCTGCTCACCCGCGAGGCCGCACTGTTCCGCACGGTCCGCGCGGTGCCGGTCCCGCTCTCCGAATACGCCACGCCGTCCAGCCAGAACTAG
- the priA gene encoding bifunctional 1-(5-phosphoribosyl)-5-((5-phosphoribosylamino)methylideneamino)imidazole-4-carboxamide isomerase/phosphoribosylanthranilate isomerase PriA, which translates to MTLELLPAVDVADGQAVRLVQGAAGSETAYGDPLEAALAWQTDGATWIHLVDLDAAFGRGSNAELLAEVVGRLDVNVELSGGIRDDESLERALATGATRVNIGTAALENPEWCDRVAAEYGDRVAIGLDVRGRTLSARGWTRNGGDLYEVLARLDKAGAARYVVTDITKDGTMRGPNLDLLREVCAATSAPVIASGGVSTLDDLRALATLESVGVEGVIAGKALYAGAFTVSEALRVLFES; encoded by the coding sequence GTGACCCTCGAACTGCTTCCCGCCGTCGACGTCGCCGACGGTCAGGCCGTCCGCCTGGTGCAGGGCGCGGCCGGCAGCGAGACCGCGTACGGCGACCCGCTCGAGGCCGCGCTGGCCTGGCAGACCGACGGCGCCACCTGGATTCACCTGGTCGATCTGGACGCCGCGTTCGGCCGTGGCTCGAACGCGGAGCTGCTCGCCGAGGTGGTCGGCCGGCTCGACGTCAACGTGGAGCTGTCCGGCGGCATCCGGGACGACGAGTCGCTGGAGCGCGCGCTGGCCACCGGCGCCACCCGGGTCAACATCGGCACGGCCGCGCTGGAGAACCCGGAGTGGTGCGACCGGGTCGCCGCGGAGTACGGCGACCGCGTCGCGATCGGTCTGGACGTGCGCGGCCGCACGCTGTCCGCGCGCGGCTGGACCCGGAACGGCGGCGACCTCTACGAGGTGCTGGCCCGTCTGGACAAGGCCGGTGCGGCGCGCTACGTCGTCACGGACATCACCAAGGACGGCACCATGCGCGGGCCGAACCTGGACCTGCTCCGCGAGGTCTGCGCCGCCACGTCCGCGCCGGTGATCGCCAGCGGTGGCGTGTCCACGCTGGACGACCTGCGCGCGCTGGCCACGCTGGAGTCGGTCGGCGTCGAGGGCGTCATCGCCGGTAAGGCGCTCTACGCGGGTGCGTTCACGGTGTCCGAGGCACTGCGGGTCCTGTTCGAGAGCTGA
- a CDS encoding histidinol-phosphate transaminase has product MIDLPIRDDLRGLSPYGAPQLDVPVRLNTNENSYPVPDEVVEAIGKALQAELRDLNRYPDRDAVALRSALADYLGHGLTVAHVWAANGSNEVQQQLLQVFAGPGRTALGFTPAYSMHPLLAVGTGTRWVDGRRGEDFGLDAEHAVAQVREHQPDLVFLCSPNNPTGTALDPAVIAAVLDAAPGMVIVDEAYAEFARPGTPSALEVLPGHPRLVVTRTMSKAFGFAGGRLGYLAAHPAVVDAVQLVRLPYHLSALTQAAARAALSHRAALLSTVEAIKTERDRIVSTLRGAGLTVADSDANFVLFEVGGDQKTAWRALLDRGVLVRDVGLPGWLRVTAGTPDETDAFLNAMKELDR; this is encoded by the coding sequence GTGATCGACCTTCCGATCCGGGACGACCTGCGCGGCCTGAGCCCGTACGGCGCACCCCAGCTGGACGTGCCGGTCCGGCTGAACACGAACGAGAACTCGTACCCGGTGCCGGACGAGGTCGTCGAGGCGATCGGCAAGGCGCTCCAGGCCGAGCTGCGCGACCTCAACCGGTACCCGGACCGGGACGCGGTGGCGCTGCGCTCCGCGCTCGCCGACTACCTCGGGCACGGCCTGACCGTCGCGCACGTCTGGGCGGCGAACGGGTCGAACGAGGTCCAGCAGCAGTTGCTCCAGGTGTTCGCGGGCCCGGGGCGGACCGCGCTCGGCTTCACCCCGGCCTACTCGATGCACCCGCTGCTCGCGGTCGGTACCGGCACCCGCTGGGTGGACGGCCGGCGCGGCGAGGACTTCGGGCTCGACGCGGAGCACGCGGTCGCGCAGGTCCGGGAGCATCAGCCGGACCTGGTCTTCCTCTGCTCGCCGAACAACCCGACCGGCACCGCGCTGGACCCGGCCGTGATCGCGGCCGTGCTGGACGCCGCGCCCGGCATGGTGATCGTGGACGAGGCGTACGCGGAGTTCGCCCGGCCCGGCACGCCGAGCGCGCTGGAGGTGCTGCCCGGCCACCCGCGGCTGGTGGTGACGCGCACGATGAGCAAGGCGTTCGGGTTCGCCGGTGGCCGCCTGGGCTACCTGGCCGCGCACCCGGCCGTGGTGGACGCGGTGCAGCTGGTCCGGTTGCCGTACCACCTGTCCGCGCTCACCCAGGCCGCGGCGCGGGCCGCGCTGTCGCACCGGGCCGCGCTGCTGAGCACGGTCGAGGCGATCAAGACCGAGCGGGACCGGATCGTGTCGACGCTGCGCGGCGCCGGTCTCACGGTCGCCGACAGCGACGCCAACTTCGTGCTCTTCGAGGTGGGCGGCGACCAGAAGACCGCCTGGCGCGCGCTGCTCGACCGTGGTGTCCTCGTCCGGGACGTCGGACTGCCCGGCTGGCTGCGCGTGACGGCCGGCACCCCCGACGAGACCGACGCTTTCCTGAACGCGATGAAGGAGCTTGACCGATGA
- the hisD gene encoding histidinol dehydrogenase translates to MLNRIDLRSAADAAVPRGLLPRAQLDVSVATETIRPLVEAVREHGFPAIREATERFDGVRLERLRVPAEAIAASLSALEPEVRAALEEAIARTRKVHADQRRRDVTTQVTAGGTVTERWLPVSRVGLYVPGGLAVYPSTVVMNVVPAQIAGVDALVVASPPQKENGGLPDARVLAACALLGVDEVYAAGGAQAIAMLGYGSTGAVDGDGCAPVDVITGPGNIWVTAAKRLLRGVVGIDAEAGPTEIAILADDTADPVHVAADLISQAEHDPLAASVLVTPSEKLADAVEDALARMVTATKHSERVSTSLTGEQSGIVLVKDLEQGLRVVDAYAAEHLEIQTRDARSWAMRVRNAGAIFVGAFAPVSLGDYCAGSNHVLPTGGCARHQSGLSVQSFLKNVHIVEYDEPALREVAAHVVALATAEDLPAHGEAVSARFPGGLA, encoded by the coding sequence GTGTTGAACCGGATCGACCTGCGGAGCGCGGCGGACGCCGCGGTGCCGCGTGGCCTGCTGCCCCGTGCCCAGCTCGACGTCTCGGTCGCGACCGAGACCATCCGCCCGCTCGTGGAGGCGGTCCGGGAGCATGGGTTCCCGGCCATCCGCGAGGCGACCGAGCGGTTCGACGGCGTGCGTCTGGAGCGGCTGCGGGTGCCGGCCGAGGCGATCGCGGCGTCGCTGTCCGCGCTGGAGCCGGAGGTGCGTGCCGCGCTGGAGGAGGCGATCGCCCGCACCCGCAAGGTGCACGCCGACCAGCGCCGGCGGGACGTGACCACGCAGGTCACGGCCGGCGGCACGGTCACCGAGCGCTGGCTGCCGGTGTCCCGGGTGGGTCTCTACGTGCCCGGCGGCCTGGCGGTGTACCCGTCGACCGTGGTGATGAATGTGGTGCCCGCGCAGATCGCCGGCGTGGACGCGCTGGTCGTGGCCAGCCCGCCGCAGAAGGAGAACGGCGGCCTGCCGGACGCGCGGGTTCTCGCCGCGTGCGCGCTGCTCGGGGTGGACGAGGTCTACGCCGCAGGCGGGGCACAGGCGATCGCGATGCTGGGCTACGGATCGACCGGCGCGGTCGACGGCGACGGCTGCGCGCCGGTCGACGTGATCACCGGCCCGGGCAACATCTGGGTGACCGCGGCGAAGCGGCTGCTGCGCGGCGTGGTCGGCATCGACGCGGAGGCCGGGCCGACCGAGATTGCGATCCTGGCCGATGACACCGCCGACCCGGTGCACGTCGCGGCCGACCTGATCAGCCAGGCCGAGCACGACCCGCTGGCCGCGAGCGTGCTGGTCACGCCCTCCGAGAAGCTGGCGGACGCGGTCGAGGACGCGCTGGCCCGGATGGTGACGGCCACCAAGCACTCCGAGCGGGTCAGCACGTCGCTGACCGGTGAGCAGTCCGGCATCGTGCTGGTCAAGGACCTGGAGCAGGGCCTGCGCGTGGTCGACGCGTACGCGGCCGAGCACTTGGAGATCCAGACGCGGGATGCGCGGAGCTGGGCGATGCGGGTGCGCAACGCCGGTGCGATCTTCGTGGGCGCGTTCGCGCCGGTGTCGCTGGGCGACTACTGCGCCGGTTCCAACCACGTGCTGCCGACCGGCGGCTGCGCCCGGCACCAGTCCGGCCTGTCCGTGCAGTCGTTCCTGAAGAACGTGCACATCGTGGAGTACGACGAGCCCGCGCTGCGCGAGGTCGCGGCGCACGTGGTCGCGCTCGCCACGGCGGAGGACCTGCCCGCGCACGGCGAGGCCGTGTCCGCGCGTTTCCCGGGGGGCCTGGCGTGA
- a CDS encoding DUF2567 domain-containing protein: MSASSRQPGVSGVPSEDQGPEPSPVSVPELPAPEDPPGRLGTPGPPLGREIAWSTGAALVIAALGVPLGLLWAVLAPDVPVVQGENGPLLTSAQPEQFVAADGWFTFLGIAFGILITVAAWYVLRRYRGAIVLTAVTLGTIGAALLASWVGSRVGLSEYERLKATAAVGEHFTKPAELRAGEVHLFLGFLPGIRGDLLAGPLAAAATYTLLAGWSPWPSLRPEPLPTYPPDDPALTPPPSGAGTPLPAGPAYVEETGTEGPPEAGR, encoded by the coding sequence GTGAGCGCGTCCAGTCGGCAGCCCGGTGTCAGCGGTGTCCCGTCCGAGGATCAAGGCCCGGAGCCGTCGCCGGTGTCCGTACCGGAGCTGCCGGCCCCCGAGGATCCGCCGGGTCGGCTCGGTACACCAGGTCCGCCGCTCGGCCGGGAGATCGCCTGGTCCACCGGTGCGGCGCTGGTGATCGCGGCGCTCGGCGTCCCGCTCGGGCTGCTGTGGGCCGTGCTGGCCCCGGACGTGCCGGTCGTGCAGGGTGAGAACGGGCCGCTGCTCACGTCCGCGCAGCCGGAGCAGTTCGTGGCCGCTGACGGGTGGTTCACGTTTCTGGGCATCGCGTTCGGCATCCTGATCACGGTGGCGGCCTGGTACGTGCTGCGCCGCTACCGGGGCGCGATCGTGCTGACCGCGGTGACGCTGGGCACGATCGGCGCGGCGCTGCTCGCATCCTGGGTGGGCAGCCGGGTCGGGCTGAGCGAGTACGAGCGGCTCAAGGCCACCGCGGCAGTCGGTGAGCACTTCACCAAGCCCGCCGAGCTGCGCGCCGGCGAGGTGCACCTGTTCCTCGGCTTCCTGCCCGGCATCCGCGGCGACCTGCTGGCCGGCCCGCTGGCCGCCGCCGCCACCTACACGCTGCTGGCCGGCTGGTCCCCGTGGCCGTCGCTGCGCCCCGAGCCGCTGCCCACCTATCCGCCGGACGACCCCGCCCTCACCCCTCCTCCGTCCGGCGCCGGCACGCCGTTGCCGGCCGGGCCGGCGTACGTGGAGGAGACCGGGACCGAGGGCCCACCGGAAGCCGGCAGGTAG